In the Lysinibacillus sp. PLM2 genome, one interval contains:
- a CDS encoding putative zinc metalloprotease Lmo1318, which translates to MQTVIAFIIIFGSLVFFHELGHFIFAKRAGIMVREFAIGMGPKIFGMMKGETLYTIRLLPLGGYVRMAGEDVDQIELQPGYRVGIILNNDDIAEKIYLNQNVQHPNVVFLEVERADLEKDLFIEGYDEDDRMVRYSVSRNATIVENGTELKIAPVDRQFNSKTVGQRAMAIFAGPLFNFILAFFILMALGFLSGVPSNEPIISSVQDDSAAQVAGMESGDYVKAINGQEIDNWTELSGTVQENPGKPLNFLIERDGQELELVITPSTLEENGTEFGQIGVLRPIEKDPIKAVVFGATQTWDYTILIGELLGKLVTGQFSIDALSGPVGIYKATETVAQYGIFNLMNWAALLSINLGIMNLLPLPALDGGRLLFFGIEAVRGKPIDRQKEGMVHFVGIVLLMLLMVVVTWNDIQRFFF; encoded by the coding sequence ATGCAAACGGTTATCGCGTTTATTATTATATTTGGATCCTTAGTTTTCTTTCATGAGTTAGGCCATTTTATTTTTGCAAAACGGGCAGGAATTATGGTCCGTGAATTTGCAATAGGAATGGGTCCAAAAATATTTGGTATGATGAAAGGGGAGACTCTTTACACGATTCGGCTACTCCCATTAGGTGGATATGTTCGAATGGCTGGTGAAGATGTCGATCAAATTGAACTTCAGCCAGGCTATCGCGTTGGAATTATATTAAATAACGATGATATTGCTGAAAAAATCTATTTAAATCAAAATGTGCAACATCCGAATGTTGTATTTTTAGAGGTAGAACGAGCAGATTTAGAGAAAGATCTCTTTATCGAAGGATATGATGAAGACGACCGCATGGTTCGTTATTCCGTTTCTAGAAATGCCACAATCGTTGAAAATGGTACAGAGCTAAAGATTGCTCCTGTTGATCGTCAGTTTAATTCAAAAACAGTTGGTCAAAGGGCAATGGCAATATTTGCAGGACCATTATTCAATTTCATCCTAGCATTTTTCATTTTAATGGCATTAGGCTTTTTAAGCGGTGTTCCATCGAATGAGCCTATTATTTCTTCAGTACAAGATGATTCAGCAGCACAAGTTGCAGGCATGGAATCTGGTGACTATGTAAAAGCCATAAATGGACAAGAAATCGATAATTGGACAGAGCTATCTGGAACAGTTCAAGAAAATCCTGGTAAACCATTAAACTTTTTAATTGAACGAGATGGACAAGAATTAGAATTAGTGATTACACCGAGTACCCTTGAAGAAAATGGCACAGAGTTTGGACAAATTGGCGTACTTAGACCAATTGAGAAGGATCCAATTAAAGCTGTCGTCTTTGGTGCAACTCAAACATGGGATTATACAATCCTTATCGGGGAGTTGTTAGGGAAATTAGTAACTGGACAATTTTCAATTGACGCCCTGTCTGGTCCTGTAGGAATTTATAAAGCGACTGAAACAGTTGCTCAATATGGAATTTTTAATTTGATGAACTGGGCCGCTTTATTAAGTATTAACCTTGGTATTATGAACTTATTACCATTACCTGCATTAGATGGTGGACGATTATTATTCTTTGGTATTGAAGCAGTACGAGGAAAGCCTATTGACCGACAAAAAGAGGGTATGGTTCATTTTGTAGGTATCGTTTTATTAATGCTCTTAATGGTCGTAGTTACATGGAACGATATTCAAAGGTTCTTCTTTTAG
- the dxr2 gene encoding 1-deoxy-D-xylulose 5-phosphate reductoisomerase 2, producing MKKISLLGATGSIGLQTIDILLSHPDQFKLVAFSAGKNIDKTKEIINQLQPELVSVQDEKDAVELQKQYPSIQFTSGTKGLIDVATHPDSTVLLNAVLGSVGLESTLAAIRLGKTIAIANKETLVTAGHIVMAEAEKYNVPILPVDSEHSAVFQSMNGENRKQVKRIILTASGGSFRDKTREELSHVTVKDALNHPNWSMGAKITIDSATMMNKGLEVIEAHVLFNMPYDNIDVLLHKESIIHSLVEYDDTSVIAQLGTPDMRVPIQYALSYPDRLQVNNSERLNLAQIGQLHFKEVDFDRFRALKLAYQAGRTGGTILTAMNAANEAAVSLFLQGKISFLQIEDVIENIMNSHSNILIPDLETILHVDSETRKTVLNMVK from the coding sequence TTGAAAAAAATTAGCCTATTAGGTGCAACAGGTTCTATTGGACTACAAACAATCGATATATTACTTTCCCACCCTGATCAATTTAAACTTGTTGCATTTTCGGCAGGAAAAAATATAGACAAAACAAAAGAAATTATTAATCAACTTCAGCCTGAACTAGTTTCTGTACAGGATGAAAAGGATGCAGTAGAGTTACAAAAACAATATCCTTCAATTCAATTTACAAGTGGAACAAAAGGATTAATCGATGTTGCTACACATCCTGATTCAACTGTACTATTAAATGCTGTATTGGGAAGTGTTGGGTTAGAATCCACACTAGCTGCTATCCGTCTTGGTAAAACGATTGCTATTGCTAATAAAGAAACATTAGTTACGGCGGGTCATATCGTAATGGCTGAAGCAGAAAAGTATAATGTCCCGATTTTACCAGTTGACAGTGAACACTCAGCTGTTTTTCAATCTATGAATGGTGAAAATAGAAAGCAAGTTAAACGAATTATTCTAACAGCATCAGGTGGATCCTTTAGAGATAAAACACGGGAAGAATTAAGCCATGTTACCGTGAAGGATGCATTAAATCATCCAAATTGGTCAATGGGTGCTAAAATTACGATAGATTCTGCAACGATGATGAATAAAGGGTTAGAAGTAATAGAAGCGCATGTTTTATTTAATATGCCATATGATAATATTGATGTATTATTGCATAAAGAAAGTATTATTCATTCTCTAGTTGAGTATGATGATACAAGTGTTATTGCTCAACTTGGCACACCGGATATGCGAGTTCCAATTCAATATGCTCTAAGTTATCCAGATAGACTTCAAGTGAACAATAGTGAGCGATTAAATTTAGCTCAAATTGGACAACTTCATTTCAAAGAAGTAGATTTTGATCGCTTTCGTGCACTGAAGCTAGCGTATCAAGCAGGTCGAACAGGTGGAACAATTTTAACTGCTATGAATGCAGCAAATGAAGCAGCAGTTTCTCTTTTCTTACAGGGTAAAATCTCATTTTTACAAATAGAAGATGTAATAGAAAATATTATGAATTCACATAGTAATATTTTAATACCAGATCTAGAAACAATCTTACATGTTGATTCCGAAACGAGAAAAACAGTATTAAACATGGTAAAATAA